A window from Solanum stenotomum isolate F172 chromosome 5, ASM1918654v1, whole genome shotgun sequence encodes these proteins:
- the LOC125864343 gene encoding GDP-Man:Man(3)GlcNAc(2)-PP-Dol alpha-1,2-mannosyltransferase, whose amino-acid sequence MGVSNWLLIGAAIAVTLLIAQAIRLLLLVINGRRNKKKAVGIFHPYTNDGGGGERVLWCAVKAIQDENPNLDCVIYTGDFDASPHSLTARALDRFGVKLIHPPKVVHLHRRKWVEETTYPRFTMIGQSLGSIYLAWEALCKYTPIYYFDTSGYAFTYPVARIFGCKVISYTHYPTISLDMLSRVRGRSSMYNNDSFIAKSAILSRFKVIYYALFAWLYSIVGSCAHLAMVNSSWTQSHIENLWGIPARIRRVYPPCDTSGLQVLPLEKSMKPPKIVSVAQFRPEKAHPLQLEAFAVAIKKLDQDLPRPKIQLVGSCRNEADEKRLQNLKDLAIKLNVDDHVEFHKNVLYSDLVRLLGGAVAGIHSMTDEHFGISVVEYMAAGAIPIAHNSAGPRMDIVLPEDGKQTGFLAESVEEFAEAIIEVIKMPETERLEMAAAARKRASMFSEQRFYEDFKAAVRPIFYNDSK is encoded by the exons ATGGGGGTTTCTAATTGGCTTCTGATCGGTGCTGCTATTGCCGTAACGTTGTTAATTGCTCAAGCAATAAGGTTACTGTTACTGGTAATCAATGGCCGGAGAAACAAAAAGAAGGCTGTCGGGATCTTCCACCCATACACCAACGACGGAGGTGGTGGAGAACGAGTCTTGTGGTGTGCCGTCAAAGCTATCCAAGATGAAAACCCTAATCTAGATTGTGTAATATATACAGGAGATTTCGATGCTTCTCCTCACAGTCTTACTGCTCGTGCCCTTGATCGATTTGGAGTCAAATTAATTCACCCTCCTAAG GTGGTCCATTTGCATAGGAGAAAGTGGGTCGAAGAAACCACTTACCCTCGTTTCACAATGATTGGTCAAAGCCTTGGATCAATTTACCTTGCTTGGGAAGCTTTGTGCAAATATACACCCATATATTACTTTGATACCAGTGGATATGCTTTTACTTATCCAGTTGCTCGTATATTTGGATGCAAAGTTATTTCCTATACTCATTATCCAACTATCAGTTTAGACATGCTGTCCCGTGTTCGTGGGCGCAGTTCAATGTACAACAATGATTCCTTTATTGCCAAGAG TGCAATACTATCCCGGTTCAAGGTCATTTATTATGCATTATTTGCCTGGCTGTACAGTATCGTTGGTTCTTGTGCACACCTTGCAATGGTTAATTCTTCATGGACTCAATCTCATATTGAGAATCTGTGGGGAATACCAGCTCGAATTAGGCGTGTGTATCCTCCTTGTGATACTTCTGGGCTTCAG GTGCTTCCGCTGGAAAAGTCAATGAAGCCTCCGAAGATAGTATCTGTCGCTCAGTTCCGTCCAGAGAAG GCACACCCACTCCAACTTGAGGCATTTGCAGTTGCCATAAAAAAGTTAGACCAAGATCTGCCAAGGCCGAAAATCCAACTAGTGGGTAGTTGTAGGAATGAAGCGGATGAGAAAAGGTTGCAAAATTTGAAGGATCTAGCGATTAAATTGAATGTGGATGATCATGTTGAGTTCCACAAGAATGTCTTGTACAG TGATTTGGTCAGGCTTCTGGGTGGTGCTGTAGCTGGAATCCATTCCATGACAGATGAGCACTTCGGCATAAGTGTAGTGGAATACATGGCTGCTGGCGCTATACCAATTG CTCATAATTCAGCTGGTCCAAGGATGGATATTGTGTTACCAGAAGATGGAAAGCAGACTGGATTTCTTGCCGAGAGCGTAGAGGAATTTGCTGAAGCCATCATTGAAGTCATTAAGATGCCAGAAACTGAGAGGTTGGAGATGGCTGCAGCTGCAAGGAAACGAGCCTCCATGTTCTCAGAGCAAAGGTTTTATGAAGATTTTAAGGCTGCTGTACGACCAATCTTTTACAATGATAGTAAATGA